Proteins encoded in a region of the Bicyclus anynana chromosome 9, ilBicAnyn1.1, whole genome shotgun sequence genome:
- the LOC112048981 gene encoding protein YIPF6, translating to MTSFDSKYDMFPAGDVGVVEGEMNIPSRGVPSGDSMEFNTLDEPIKETFMRDLRAVGNKFYHVLIPREKSSLLKEWDLWGPLLLCTFMATVLQGAEEADNTNDGGPEFAEVFVLVWIGAAIVTLNSKLLGGNISFFQSVCVLGYCLFPIALSLIVCRLILFATQNTFLFFLRLTITMVGFAWATFAATKFLGDSQPDGKKALAVFPICLFYFILSWLVVSHSNV from the exons ATGACCAGCTTTGATTCGAAATACGAT ATGTTTCCGGCAGGGGATGTAGGTGTGGTGGAGGGGGAAATGAACATTCCATCGAGAGGAGTCCCCTCTGGTGATAGCATGGAGTTTAACACACTTGATGAACCCATAAAGGAGACATTT ATGAGAGATTTGAGGGCTGTCGGCAACAAGTTTTACCATGTTCTAATACCAAGAGAAAAATCCAGTTTATTAAAAGAat GGGATCTCTGGGGTCCACTTCTGCTGTGCACATTTATGGCGACTGTGCTGCAAGGGGCAGAGGAAGCAGACAACACCAACGACGGTGGACCAGAGTTTGCTGAAGTGTTTGTGCTTGTTTGGATAGGAGCCGCGATTGTCACATTAAACTCTAAATTACTCGGTGGTAACAT ATCATTCTTCCAATCGGTATGTGTGCTGGGCTACTGCCTGTTCCCCATCGCCCTGTCGCTGATCGTCTGCCGGCTAATACTGTTCGCCACACAGAACACCTTCCTGTTCTTTTTGCGACTCACCATCACCATGGTGGGCTTTGCATGGGCTACGTTTG CTGCGACTAAATTCCTGGGCGACAGTCAACCAGACGGCAAGAAGGCGCTCGCAGTGTTCCCCATATGTTTGTTCTACTTCATACTGTCGTGGCTTGTCGTATCGCACAGTAACGTTTAg
- the LOC112048976 gene encoding anaphase-promoting complex subunit 11, with protein sequence MKVTVKSWTGVATWRWIANDDNCGICRMPFDSCCPDCKLPGDDCPLVWGACSHCFHIHCIVKWLHSQPQQQCPMCRQDWKFNNK encoded by the exons ATGAAAGTCACTGTTAAAA GTTGGACAGGCGTAGCGACTTGGAGGTGGATAGCGAACGACGACAACTGCGGAATCTGTCGCATGCCGTTTGACAGCTGCTGTCCGGACTGCAAGCTGCCTGGTGACGACTGTCCGCTGGTGTGGGGCGCCTGCTCGCACTGCTTCCACATCCACTGCATCGTGAAGTGGCTGCACTCACAGCCTCAGCAGCAGTGTCCTATGTGCAGACAAGACTGGAAGTTCAACAACAAGTAA